The Vulgatibacter sp. genomic interval ATCCGGGTGGCTCTCGGCCTGCCAACGAGCGTCCGTGCGGCGCACGAACCGGCAATTCTATTTGTCGTCGACCGGCAGTTCTAATTGTCGCTGGTCAGCTGCGCATCGTGCGCACCGAGCGCTTGGACCGGGGCATCGTCCCACCAGCGCCCGGGTCTCATCCGCTCGCGCCGCTCTGGGTTGAGCGGGTAGTGGATGCGGCCCTGCCCGGTGCTCTTCTCGCCGCCAACCAGGAGCGTCGCCTCGTGGCCGGAGCGGTTGATGAGGGTGTGGGCGATGCCAGTACCCGCCGGAAAGGCGGCGAGGTCACCGGCGACCATGCGGTACAGGATCCCGTCGATCCACGCATCGACCTCGCCGTCGATCACGTAGACGAACTCTTCCTCGTCCTCGTGGGCGTGGGGGAACGAGGTGCGGTGACCGGAGGGCAGGCGCTCTACGTGCAGGCCGAGCCGCTGCAGCCCTGCTGCTGCACCGATGGGCCTGCCATGCGAGAGCACCTCCGTCGTTCCGGGATACTGCCCCGGCTCCTCGGGCACCTCGCTGGACGAGATGATGAACGAAGGCCTCGCTACTCGCACGTCGGTAGGCGCAATGCGCGCGACTTCGGCGAGCTGCGGACCAACCACGAGCTGGTCATCCCTGTCACGGCGGACCAGCAGCATCCCGTGCCCGTTCCCGTCTCGAACGAAGCCGAAGCGCTCGTAGAAGCCGTGCCCTTCTGCGGTACCGAGCCAGACCGTGCGCACGCGGGCGACGCGGGGATGGTCGAGGAGCCGCTGCACGAGCTGCGAGCCGATCCCCTGCCGCTGAAAGGACGGGTCCACCACTACATCGTAGAAGTTCGCATAGCGTACGAAGTCGGTGAGCAGGCGGGCGAAACCGACGAGCTGCTCGTCCTTCCATGCGGTCACGACGAGCGGGCTGTGCCGCAGGAGGTCGCGCCAGTCGTCCTGGGCGAGTGGCATCTTCCAGTTCGCCCCGCGAGCGAAGAGCTGAACGAGGTCCGCGAGCGGGATGGCGTCCTTGTCGTGGCTGAACTCGATCACGCGATCTCCGCCTCGTCGTCCTGCGGGCTCGTCGCTCCGAGGAACAACGGCTGGAGCCTCTGGACCGAGAGTTGCTCGCCGTTCCCGGCGTGGAGCCGCCAGGCAGCGGCGTCGGCACTCGACGCCACCACCGACACCAGCTCCGTGCCCTCGAAGTGCAGCGCCACGCCATCGTCGGCGGCCCACCCGCCGGGAAGCTCTCCCTGCAGGACGAGCCGTTCGTATGCGGGCCTGCGCAGTGGCTCGCCGTCGTAGTGGGGGCAGAAGCTGCCGGGCAGCAGGCCCAGGCCATCACGTAGCGGCGCAAGCCCCTCGCCGAAGGAGTCGGTGACGCCGCCCTCGAACCAGCAGAGCGCACCGGCGGAGAGGCCGCAAAGGATGGTGCCTCGCTGCCACGCGCTGCGCAGGACGGCCTCGAATCCGTGGACACGCCACACGGCCAGCATGTTCGCCGTGTTGCCACCGCCCACGTAGACCACGTCCTGCCGAGCGATGAATGCCGCAAGATCGGCTACCGAGCGCCGGAAGAGCTGGAGCACGGCGGTGTCGGCCCGCTCGGTGAACGCGGCGTGGAAGCGTTCGATGTAGCCCTCGGCGTCGCCACTCGCGGTGGGCACGAAGCAGACGCTGGGCCGCTCCTTCCCTGTGAGGGAGAGGACGTAGTCGTCGAGAAGCGGGTTGTCCGGCTCCATGCTGAAGCCCCCGCCGCCCATGGCAATGATGGTCGGCTTGCGCATCGGCTCCCCTGTCAATGAGTGAAGGAGCGTACTACAACCCATCCGGCAGCGTCGTCACGCTGCCAGCCGCGAAGAGCCCAGGGACCGGCAGGGGCAGCCTCTCGCCGAACAGCGCGAGCAGGCGGCGTTCGCTCTCCCATTGGCCCCGGTGGAACTGCGGGAAAATCTTCACCACCCACCGACTATCGATCGAGGCGCCTGCTCGGAAGGCTCGCCGTCGAAGATCGAGCCCCCCGCCGTCCGCCATGCGCGGCACTGCTCGTGGCACCTGCGCCAACGCTGACAGTCGGCGAGCAGCACGCTCTCCGGGCGCGTGTCGTGGCTCCGTTGCAGGCCCCCGTCCCGGCAACCATGTTCGCGGTGCGCACGCCCATGCCACGGAGGCCGTCGTGACTCGCAGCACAGGTCCCATTTCCGCGGGAACGCACCAGGCCCCGATCATCGACATGCACCTGCACGCCGACCTTCCGCCGCATCCCGTCCCGGCAGGCGCACCCGGCCTCTGTCGCCCCGAGCCTTGCGAGGGCCAGGGCCGTGCCACGGCCAGCAATGCGGAGACCCTCGAGGCCACGCTGCAGGCGATGGAGCGCTACCACGTCGTCAAGGCGTTCCTCAGCGGCATCGATCTGGCCGTCGTCCAGGAGTGGGTCGCGGCAGCGCCCGGCCGCTTCATTCCGGCACCGTTCATCCAACGCCCCGGTCAGCCGCCGCTGGAAGAGCTAACCCGCGCCTACGACGAGGGAACCCTCGGCGGCATGGGCGAGATCGCGACGCAGCTCGCTGGGATCCCACCGAACGACCCGGGCCTCGAGCCCTACTTCGCCCTGGCGGAGGCGCGGGACGTGCCCGTGCTCATCCACACGCTGGGGATCGGGCCCTACCTCCCCGACTTCCGGGTCGCCGCCGGCAATCCCGTGCTTCTCGAGGACGTCCTCGTACGCCACCCGAACGTTCGGATCTTCGTGGAGAACGCCGGCTTTCCCTTCGTTACCGAGATGATCGCGATGATGATGCAATACCCCCAGCTCCACGCGGACGTCTCGACGATCACCTGGGTCCTCCCCCGCAGCGCGTTCTACCAGCACCTGGAGGCACTGGTT includes:
- a CDS encoding GNAT family N-acetyltransferase, with translation MIEFSHDKDAIPLADLVQLFARGANWKMPLAQDDWRDLLRHSPLVVTAWKDEQLVGFARLLTDFVRYANFYDVVVDPSFQRQGIGSQLVQRLLDHPRVARVRTVWLGTAEGHGFYERFGFVRDGNGHGMLLVRRDRDDQLVVGPQLAEVARIAPTDVRVARPSFIISSSEVPEEPGQYPGTTEVLSHGRPIGAAAGLQRLGLHVERLPSGHRTSFPHAHEDEEEFVYVIDGEVDAWIDGILYRMVAGDLAAFPAGTGIAHTLINRSGHEATLLVGGEKSTGQGRIHYPLNPERRERMRPGRWWDDAPVQALGAHDAQLTSDN
- a CDS encoding Type 1 glutamine amidotransferase-like domain-containing protein, encoding MRKPTIIAMGGGGFSMEPDNPLLDDYVLSLTGKERPSVCFVPTASGDAEGYIERFHAAFTERADTAVLQLFRRSVADLAAFIARQDVVYVGGGNTANMLAVWRVHGFEAVLRSAWQRGTILCGLSAGALCWFEGGVTDSFGEGLAPLRDGLGLLPGSFCPHYDGEPLRRPAYERLVLQGELPGGWAADDGVALHFEGTELVSVVASSADAAAWRLHAGNGEQLSVQRLQPLFLGATSPQDDEAEIA
- a CDS encoding amidohydrolase family protein; the encoded protein is MHLHADLPPHPVPAGAPGLCRPEPCEGQGRATASNAETLEATLQAMERYHVVKAFLSGIDLAVVQEWVAAAPGRFIPAPFIQRPGQPPLEELTRAYDEGTLGGMGEIATQLAGIPPNDPGLEPYFALAEARDVPVLIHTLGIGPYLPDFRVAAGNPVLLEDVLVRHPNVRIFVENAGFPFVTEMIAMMMQYPQLHADVSTITWVLPRSAFYQHLEALVRAGLGKRLMFGSDQMRWPDRIGPAIEAIEQAPFLDEQQKRDIFYSNAVRFLRLDPAV